A section of the Tenrec ecaudatus isolate mTenEca1 chromosome 10, mTenEca1.hap1, whole genome shotgun sequence genome encodes:
- the RTN4RL1 gene encoding reticulon-4 receptor-like 1 — MRPNTSLTWCLGSLHPAQLQEGCAKVARAPGLSQETQPTKLEEKGQEANLSTAAHPRPPSPGRLLTCPCSLSPPGCCVELLLLLLLAGELPLGGGCPRDCVCYPAPMTVSCQAHNFAAIPEGIPEDSERIFLQNNHITLLQQGHFSPAMVTLWIYSNNITFIDPNTFEGFVHLEELDLGDNRQLRMLAPETFQGLVKLHALYLYKCGLSALPAGIFGGLQSLQYLYLQDNHIEYLQDDIFVDLVNLSHLFLHGNKLWSLGQDTFRGLVNLDRLLLHENLLQWVHRRAFHDLRRLTTLFLFNNSLSELQGECLAPLGSLEFLRLNGNPWACGCRARSLWEWLRRFRGSSSAVPCVSPELRQGQDLKLLRVEDFRNCTGPASPHQIQSHTLTTTDRAARKEHHPAHRPAKDRAHPPGSRKPSKNCTSHRNRNQIAKAGVGKQAQELPDYAPDYQHKFSFDTLPTTRPKRKGKCARRTPIRAPSGVQQASSATPLGASLLAWILGLAVTLR; from the exons ATGAGGCCGAACACGAGCCTGACTTGGTGCCTGGGCTCCCTGCACCCAGCGCAGCTGCAAGAAGGCTGTGCTAAAGTGGCCCGGGCGCCTGGGCTCTCCCAGGAGACCCAACCGACCAAGCTGGAAGAGAAGGGGCAGGAGGCCAACCTG TCCACTGCGGcccacccccgccctccctcTCCTGGGCGGCTGCTGACCTGCCCGTGCTCTCTGTCCCCACCAGGTTGCTgtgtggagctgctgctgctgctgttactgGCTGGGGAGCTGCCCCTGGGTGGCGGCTGCCCACGAGACTGCGTGTGCTACCCAGCGCCCATGACGGTCAGCTGCCAGGCACACAACTTTGCCGCCATCCCCGAGGGCATCCCGGAGGACAGCGAGCGCATCTTCCTGCAGAATAACCACATCACCCTTCTCCAGCAGGGCCACTTCAGCCCCGCCATGGTCACCCTGTGGATCTACTCCAACAACATCACCTTCATCGACCCCAACACCTTCGAGGGCTTCGTGCACCTGGAGGAACTGGATCTCGGCGACAACCGCCAGCTGCGGATGCTGGCGCCGGAGACTTTCCAGGGCCTGGTGAAGCTCCATGCCCTCTACCTCTACAAGTGCGGCCTCAGCGCCCTGCCAGCGGGCATCTTTGGTGGCCTGCAGAGCCTGCAGTACCTCTACCTGCAGGACAACCACATCGAGTACCTCCAGGACGACATCTTTGTGGACCTGGTCAACCTCAGCCACCTGTTCCTCCACGGTAAcaagctgtggagcctgggccaggacaccttccGGGGCCTGGTCAACCTGGACCGCCTGCTACTGCATGAGAACCTGCTGCAGTGGGTGCACCGCAGAGCTTTCCACGACCTCCGCAGGCTCACCACCCTCTTCCTCTTCAACAACAGCCTCTCCGAGCTTCAGGGCGAGTGCCTGGCACCCCTGGGGTCCCTGGAGTTCCTGCGCCTCAACGGGAACCCCTGGGCCTGCGGCTGCCGGGCCCGCTCCCTCTGGGAGTGGCTGCGCAGGTTCCGAGGCTCCAGCTCCGCCGTCCCCTGCGTGTCCCCGGAGCTGCGGCAAGGTCAGGACCTGAAGCTGCTGAGGGTCGAGGACTTCCGGAACTGCACTGGGCCAGCCTCTCCGCACCAGATCCAGTCCCACACGCTCACCACCACCGACAGGGCCGCCCGCAAGGAGCACCACCCGGCCCACCGCCCCGCCAAGGACAGGGCCCATCCGCCAGGCTCCCGGAAGCCCAGCAAGAACTGCACAAGTCACAGGAACCGCAACCAGATCGCGAAGGCGGGCGTTGGCAAGCAGGCCCAGGAGCTGCCGGACTATGCGCCCGACTACCAACACAAGTTCAGCTTCGACACGCTGCCCACCACACGGCCCAAAAGGAAGGGCAAGTGTGCCCGCAGGACCCCCATCCGCGCCCCCAGTGGGGTGCAACAGGCCTCCTCAGCCACGCCCCTGGGGGCCTCCCTCCTGGCCTGGATCCTAGGGCTGGCAGTCACCCTCCGCTGA